The following proteins come from a genomic window of Aquimarina sp. MAR_2010_214:
- a CDS encoding phenylacetate--CoA ligase family protein: MKISEIIRNKAFWSIDALTGGKKRHHYNDIKFILENPVSQKAIDFKARNLQNVLEHAIASTQNYQKYKTYNSLEDFPVVNKNIIRDNFENFQSKEYVNLPKFTVSTSGSTGTPFKVYQDKRKRVRSIVDTIFFSEMAGFKIGYKLTYFRLWNAFEKKGKFTQWVQNLIPVDVFELSKESEIQNILNTLSQSKSSNSWLGYASAYEEICKYLDKNPSLKVAYTLKSAIAISERLSDYTKQAMKKYFNINIISRYSNVENGIIAQQLLEEDFFRVNEASYFVEVLKLDSDEPIEDGKPGRIVITDLFNYCMPMIRYDTGDIGVKNTIKSKIVLSIIEGRKIDVIYNTKGDIITINLVLLVNKYPMLKQCQLIQKSVGKYHLKLNIEKEFIREEEFLSEFKVYLGEDANISVEYVDEIPLLASGKRRVMVNEMINS; the protein is encoded by the coding sequence ATGAAAATATCTGAAATAATAAGAAATAAAGCATTTTGGAGTATTGATGCGCTAACAGGAGGGAAAAAACGACATCATTATAATGATATTAAGTTTATTCTAGAGAATCCGGTATCTCAAAAAGCGATTGATTTCAAAGCGAGAAACTTACAAAATGTCTTAGAACATGCGATAGCCTCTACTCAAAATTATCAGAAGTATAAAACATATAACTCTTTAGAAGATTTTCCTGTCGTGAATAAAAATATTATCAGAGATAATTTTGAAAATTTTCAGTCTAAAGAATATGTCAACCTACCTAAGTTTACTGTAAGTACCAGTGGATCTACAGGAACACCATTTAAAGTATATCAAGATAAGAGAAAAAGAGTAAGAAGTATTGTGGACACCATTTTTTTTTCAGAAATGGCGGGTTTTAAGATTGGATATAAGCTTACTTATTTTAGATTATGGAATGCGTTTGAAAAAAAAGGTAAGTTTACCCAATGGGTTCAAAACCTCATACCGGTTGATGTATTCGAACTAAGTAAAGAGAGCGAAATTCAGAATATCCTCAATACATTATCACAAAGTAAATCATCTAATAGTTGGTTAGGATATGCTTCTGCGTATGAAGAGATATGTAAGTATTTGGATAAAAACCCATCATTGAAAGTAGCTTATACTTTAAAATCAGCAATTGCTATATCAGAGCGATTAAGTGATTACACAAAACAAGCAATGAAAAAATATTTTAACATTAATATCATTTCCAGATATTCTAATGTAGAAAATGGAATCATTGCACAACAGCTGTTAGAAGAGGATTTTTTTAGAGTCAATGAAGCTAGTTATTTTGTTGAAGTCCTAAAGTTAGATTCTGATGAGCCTATAGAAGATGGCAAACCAGGCAGGATAGTAATAACCGATTTGTTTAATTACTGTATGCCTATGATTCGATATGATACAGGAGATATTGGGGTTAAGAATACTATAAAATCAAAAATAGTATTATCTATAATCGAAGGAAGAAAAATAGATGTTATTTACAATACAAAAGGAGATATTATAACCATCAACCTGGTTTTACTAGTTAATAAATATCCAATGCTAAAACAATGTCAACTTATTCAGAAATCCGTAGGAAAATATCACCTCAAATTAAACATAGAAAAGGAGTTTATACGAGAAGAAGAGTTTCTTAGCGAATTTAAAGTGTATTTGGGCGAAGATGCCAATATATCAGTAGAATATGTAGACGAAATTCCGTTACTTGCATCTGGAAAAAGAAGGGTAATGGTTAACGAAATGATTAATTCATAA